One Gossypium hirsutum isolate 1008001.06 chromosome A11, Gossypium_hirsutum_v2.1, whole genome shotgun sequence genomic window carries:
- the LOC107902342 gene encoding uncharacterized protein isoform X1 → MVPVRFPSGLVKAVKADFAKIPEEEIGIGARLLSVESSLKELKSVIWDLKAKADLVDDLVNLVIKAVIDKDLNHIDQPTMALMDEATKAFTEVPNEAQSRGSRRTAARNDGRHQGSSRDIAREEIGIEVRLLSVESSLEELKRMIWDLKAKAKLVEDLVNLVIKAVIDNDFNIEQATMVMIDEGTGAFTEALNESRPVVGGSGGGHEDSSSKHN, encoded by the exons ATGGTGCCGGTGAGATTTCCTTCG GGTCTAGTTAAGGCCGTAAAAGCTGACTTTGCAAAAATACCAGAGGAAGAAATAGGCATCGGGGCAAGGCTACTATCTGTGGAAAGTTCACTCAAAGAGCTGAAGAGTGTGATTTGGGATTTAAAAGCAAAGGCAGATTTGGTTGATGACTTGGTGAACCTGGTCATTAAAGCAGTAATTGATAAGGATCTCAACCATATTGACCAGCCAACCATGGCCTTGATGGACGAAGCTACAAAGGCCTTCACTGAAGTACCGAACGAGGCTCAATCTCGCGGGAGCCGCCGCACTGCTGCCAGAAATGACGGAAGGCATCAGGGCAGTTCTAGGGACATTGCAAGAGAGGAAATAGGCATCGAGGTGAGGCTACTATCTGTGGAGAGTTCACTCGAAGAGCTGAAGAGAATGATTTGGGATTTAAAAGCAAAGGCAAAACTGGTTGAAGACTTGGTGAACCTGGTCATTAAAGCAGTAATTGATAATGATTTCAACATTGAACAGGCAACCATGGTCATGATAGACGAAGGTACAGGGGCCTTCACCGAAGCGCTGAACGAGAGCCGCCCTGTTGTTGGCGGAAGTGGTGGAGGTCATGAGGACAGTTCTAGCAAGCACAATTAA
- the LOC107902342 gene encoding uncharacterized protein isoform X2: MARQQQGLVKAVKADFAKIPEEEIGIGARLLSVESSLKELKSVIWDLKAKADLVDDLVNLVIKAVIDKDLNHIDQPTMALMDEATKAFTEVPNEAQSRGSRRTAARNDGRHQGSSRDIAREEIGIEVRLLSVESSLEELKRMIWDLKAKAKLVEDLVNLVIKAVIDNDFNIEQATMVMIDEGTGAFTEALNESRPVVGGSGGGHEDSSSKHN, from the exons atggCCAGACAGCAACAG GGTCTAGTTAAGGCCGTAAAAGCTGACTTTGCAAAAATACCAGAGGAAGAAATAGGCATCGGGGCAAGGCTACTATCTGTGGAAAGTTCACTCAAAGAGCTGAAGAGTGTGATTTGGGATTTAAAAGCAAAGGCAGATTTGGTTGATGACTTGGTGAACCTGGTCATTAAAGCAGTAATTGATAAGGATCTCAACCATATTGACCAGCCAACCATGGCCTTGATGGACGAAGCTACAAAGGCCTTCACTGAAGTACCGAACGAGGCTCAATCTCGCGGGAGCCGCCGCACTGCTGCCAGAAATGACGGAAGGCATCAGGGCAGTTCTAGGGACATTGCAAGAGAGGAAATAGGCATCGAGGTGAGGCTACTATCTGTGGAGAGTTCACTCGAAGAGCTGAAGAGAATGATTTGGGATTTAAAAGCAAAGGCAAAACTGGTTGAAGACTTGGTGAACCTGGTCATTAAAGCAGTAATTGATAATGATTTCAACATTGAACAGGCAACCATGGTCATGATAGACGAAGGTACAGGGGCCTTCACCGAAGCGCTGAACGAGAGCCGCCCTGTTGTTGGCGGAAGTGGTGGAGGTCATGAGGACAGTTCTAGCAAGCACAATTAA